Genomic segment of Candidatus Dependentiae bacterium:
CAACGTGCTTATATTTTCGACAGAGACAATATCCCTGTCGCAATTAATAAAGATAGCGTTGCGGCCTTTATTTTGCCAAAAACATTATCAAACCAAAAAGACCTTTACGCTTTCTTAAAAAAACATTTCCCTCAGGCTTATGAAAGAATGACCAGCAGCAAGGGCAAGAACTTCATGTTTATCAAGCGAAATCTTTCGCCAGAAGAACTAGAACTGATAAACCAAGCAAAGATACCAGACATTAATTTACTCAACGAATCAAGCCGGTTTTATCCTTACGAGTCACTTGGTTCAATTGTGGGAATAACAGACATAGACAATGCTGGATTATTTGGAATTGAATCAATGTACAACAAAGAGCTTTCTGGAACGCCAACTACATATAACCTTAAAAAAGATGCAAAGTCTCATCATTTTTACTTTGGAAAAGAAACGAAACATCAAGGCATTGAAGGTCAGCCAATCACGCTGACAATATCTGCCGATCTTCAATTTAAATTCCAAACTATTTTAAATGATGCAATTATCACCTATGGAGCTACAGAAGCCGGAGCTTTAGCAATTGATCCACAAACTGGAGAAATTCTTGCTGCAGTTTCTTATCCTGATTTTGATCCAAACAATACTAAAAATTTAGACATGGAAACAACTAAGTGCCGCCCCATCGTAAACAGCTTTGAAAGCGGATCTGTTCTAAAAATATTTGCAGCGGTTGCAGCGCTGCAAGAGGGAGCAACAGCGCTAGATGAAATTATTGATTGTGAAAACACAAAAGAAACAAGGCTTGATAATTTAAGGCTCAGAACTATTCAACCGCACGGCAAAATTTCATTTTTAGAAATTATTGCACACTCCAACAACATAGGAATAGTCAAGGTTGCCAAGCGACTTGGAGCTGATCTATATGATTATTATAAACTTTTTGGATTTGGAGAGTTTACTGGACTTAACTTTCCAGGAGAGCAAAAAGGCTTTGTAAACCATCCTTCAAATTGGTCTGCTTACTCCATTCAGTCTCTTTCATATGGTTATGAAATTTCCACATCTATGCTACAGCTTGCGCGCGGATTTAGCATGATAGTCAATGGTGGATACCTCGTAACTCCAAAGCTTATAAAAAATGATGATGTTACAAAAACTGGTCCATTTTTATCACAAAAAACAATTGATGATGCGGTCAAAATACTTGAAGCAACCGTAGAAATCGGAAGCGGAAAAAAAGCCAATATTCCTGGATACAAAATCCTTGGAAAAACAGGAACTACAAATATTTTAGTGGATGGAAAATATAATGAAGATCGACACTTTTATTCATTTATTGGATCAGTACAAAAAGATGATTACCATCGAGTGATTGTTTGCTATGTAAAAGACTCTAAACGCGCGACCTACGCTTCAATGGTTACAGCGCCACTTTTCAGGCAGCTTGCAGAAAGTATGATTCTACAAGAGCAGACTAAAAACATGACGCTGTAATTTAAAGTTTTTTATACAGATAAAGAATAGACTGCTTCAGGTTGTTCGATGCCGCAAAGCTCATACACATCTTTTCCAAAAACGGTACCATCTTCCATAAGCATATCGACAAGTTCCATCAATTTGTCTTGATGATCAAATATAATCTTATAAGCAACAGCGCGACACTGCGCAATTATTTGTGCCACCTCATTATGTAACTTTGTTGCTATTTCATTGGGCAAATGATCTTGATTATGTATGAATTCTGCAAACGTTACATCTTTAAACTCATCAGTCATGCCATAATGCATAACCATTTCAGTTGCTATTTTTCTTGCAGAGGCCAAATCGCTCGAAGCTCCAGCACCTCTTCCACCATAAATAATTTCTTCTGCCACACTTCCAGCAAGAGCTACAACAATTTCTGCGAGCATTTCATCTTCATAGCGAGAATGCCTTTCTTTGATTTCTATACCAAAAGTAAGACCCATGGCGCCACCGCGTGGAATTATCGTAACTTTATAAAGCGGTGTTGCAAGCTCTTGATACACATGGGCCAATGCATGCCCAGCTTCATGAACGGCTGTTTTCCAGAATTCTAAATTAGAAATCTCCATTCCTCTTGTTTCACGCCCTAAAAACATAAAGTCGCGAGCCTGATCAATATGACTCATCGTAACAAATCTTTGACCTTGACGAACTGCTAAGATTGCAGCTTCATTTACAAGCTGTGCAATCTGTGCTCCAGAAAATCCAGTAGTTCCTTGTGCAATTTTTTCAACATCAATATCAAACGATGTTTTAACCTTTTTTAAATGAACTTTTAAAATCTTAATTCGATCTTTTTTAAAAGGTACATCAATATTAATTTTACGATCAAACCTGCCAGGACGCATTAACGCAGGATCAAGAACGTCAGATCTATTTGTTGCTCCAACTACAATAATTGGATTTTCTTGTTGCTCAAATCCATCCATTTCTGCAAGAAGCTGATTTAAGGTTTGGGTTAATTCATTATCTCCACCAGAGCCATGAGCAACTCTTTTTCTTCCGATTGCATCAATTTCATCAATGAAAATAATACAAGGTGAAAGTTCTTTTGCTATTGCAAATAAATTACGCATGCGAGAAGCACCAATTCCAACAATTGCTTCAATGAACTCTGATGCATTTATGTATAAAAACGGACAATCTGTTTCTCCAGCAAGAGCGCGAGCTAAAAGAGTTTTTCCATTTCCAGGAGGACCTGATAACAAAACTCCTTTTGGAACATGAGCACCCATTTCTATAAATTTTCTTGGATCTTTTAAGAAACTTAAAATATCAAAAAGATCTTCTTTTGCACTATCAAGTCCGGCAACATCTTTAAACCGAGTAGAAATAATTCCTGGGCCAAAAATCCTTACTCCAGATCTCGAAAAATTTAAAAAATTACCATCTTCCTCTTCTTCTTGATCACACGGCAAGTGAGATATAATTTTATTTTTATTTAAATAAATCATAGCCAACGATAAAAAACTACCACAGGCAATAGGATTACGATTTGCAATTATAAAATTTTGAATTTCTGCCGGATATAAATAAGTAGTAATTAATGCTGCAACAGACATCGTAAAAATGAGTGGGTGATTTTTAAAAGAGTCTTCAATAAAAGTTCTATTCAACGCAGCTGGACCAGCGGTATATTTATAATCATCTTTTCTTTCTTGTTGCTTTTTAGGGCTGCGAGAATAAATATTTGCTTCAAAGCTTAAAGCACAAAATATAAAAAAGATTTTAAAAAATGGAATTTGCTTCATATTGTTTCTTTCAAAATAAGGTTTTTGTACTATCTGCTTAGGACCAAAATAATATAAAAACAGAGTAAAAACAATAACAATGTCTCGACTAACTAGAAAGATCACAAAAACAGATTGATTTTTAAAATTATCAAAAATAAAGTTATGTGATATGGTACAAATAAAGATAAACAACCTTGTAAAAAGGAACGTAGAATGAAGTATAAAATAGCAGCTCTTTTTTGTGTCATCTTCTCCTCTAAGAGCGTCTTTGGGCTCGATGATTACACAAGTCAAACTTATATGTTTGTTCGCCCCATATTCGATTCTATTGCAGTCAATCAAGCATCATGGAACAATATGGCTTACAACAAGCAAACTAATGGCGCTGCTTTTCAAATATATCCAATGGTTTCAACATCAATTGACAACAAAAACTCACAAAAATATTTCTTATTCGATTATAAAAAAGAACTCACT
This window contains:
- a CDS encoding penicillin-binding protein 2 encodes the protein MDSSHNNYFRLFTVIIVFFMLYSMIILNLYFIQIQQTNFFKNLGDKQYNITLQTLPQRAYIFDRDNIPVAINKDSVAAFILPKTLSNQKDLYAFLKKHFPQAYERMTSSKGKNFMFIKRNLSPEELELINQAKIPDINLLNESSRFYPYESLGSIVGITDIDNAGLFGIESMYNKELSGTPTTYNLKKDAKSHHFYFGKETKHQGIEGQPITLTISADLQFKFQTILNDAIITYGATEAGALAIDPQTGEILAAVSYPDFDPNNTKNLDMETTKCRPIVNSFESGSVLKIFAAVAALQEGATALDEIIDCENTKETRLDNLRLRTIQPHGKISFLEIIAHSNNIGIVKVAKRLGADLYDYYKLFGFGEFTGLNFPGEQKGFVNHPSNWSAYSIQSLSYGYEISTSMLQLARGFSMIVNGGYLVTPKLIKNDDVTKTGPFLSQKTIDDAVKILEATVEIGSGKKANIPGYKILGKTGTTNILVDGKYNEDRHFYSFIGSVQKDDYHRVIVCYVKDSKRATYASMVTAPLFRQLAESMILQEQTKNMTL
- a CDS encoding AAA family ATPase encodes the protein MKQIPFFKIFFIFCALSFEANIYSRSPKKQQERKDDYKYTAGPAALNRTFIEDSFKNHPLIFTMSVAALITTYLYPAEIQNFIIANRNPIACGSFLSLAMIYLNKNKIISHLPCDQEEEEDGNFLNFSRSGVRIFGPGIISTRFKDVAGLDSAKEDLFDILSFLKDPRKFIEMGAHVPKGVLLSGPPGNGKTLLARALAGETDCPFLYINASEFIEAIVGIGASRMRNLFAIAKELSPCIIFIDEIDAIGRKRVAHGSGGDNELTQTLNQLLAEMDGFEQQENPIIVVGATNRSDVLDPALMRPGRFDRKINIDVPFKKDRIKILKVHLKKVKTSFDIDVEKIAQGTTGFSGAQIAQLVNEAAILAVRQGQRFVTMSHIDQARDFMFLGRETRGMEISNLEFWKTAVHEAGHALAHVYQELATPLYKVTIIPRGGAMGLTFGIEIKERHSRYEDEMLAEIVVALAGSVAEEIIYGGRGAGASSDLASARKIATEMVMHYGMTDEFKDVTFAEFIHNQDHLPNEIATKLHNEVAQIIAQCRAVAYKIIFDHQDKLMELVDMLMEDGTVFGKDVYELCGIEQPEAVYSLSV